In Geminocystis sp. NIES-3709, a single genomic region encodes these proteins:
- a CDS encoding ABC transporter ATP-binding protein, with protein MIKLENIYKIYGSGETEVHALSGVNLEIRSGEYCAIMGSSGSGKSTMMNILGCLDRPTSGNYYLNGENVASFSSKQLAKVRNLQIGFIFQQFHLLPQLTALENVMLPMIYAGLSPLEQKKRAVSALTKVGLKHRLNNKPNQLSGGQQQRVAIARAIVNNPLILLADEPTGALDSETTKEIMQIFRQLNDENITIILVTHEHDVAQQTKKIINFSDGKII; from the coding sequence ATGATTAAGTTAGAGAACATTTATAAAATCTATGGTAGTGGAGAAACAGAAGTTCATGCCCTATCAGGGGTTAATCTGGAAATTCGATCGGGAGAATACTGTGCTATTATGGGTTCTTCTGGATCGGGTAAGTCCACCATGATGAATATTTTAGGTTGCCTCGATCGACCTACTTCGGGTAATTATTATCTTAATGGGGAAAATGTGGCTTCTTTTTCCTCAAAACAATTGGCAAAGGTGCGTAATTTACAAATTGGTTTTATTTTTCAGCAATTCCACCTTTTACCGCAATTAACTGCCTTAGAAAATGTCATGTTGCCCATGATTTATGCGGGATTATCACCATTAGAGCAAAAAAAAAGAGCAGTTTCCGCTTTGACAAAAGTTGGTTTAAAACATCGTCTTAATAATAAACCGAATCAACTTTCTGGGGGACAACAGCAAAGAGTAGCGATCGCTCGTGCTATAGTAAATAACCCTCTGATTTTACTAGCCGATGAGCCTACTGGTGCATTAGATTCCGAAACTACAAAAGAAATTATGCAAATATTTCGTCAATTGAATGATGAGAATATAACGATTATTTTAGTAACTCATGAGCATGATGTAGCACAACAAACAAAAAAAATTATCAATTTTTCTGACGGTAAAATTATTTGA
- a CDS encoding RNA polymerase sigma factor SigF — protein MYSKTSSEYKVENDRLFAFYQENQDRKVRNHILQLNLGLVRKEVCHWINQCQENYDDLLQVGCLGLLRAIERFDPQKGYAFSSFALPYIRGEIQHYLRDKGYSIRIPRRCLELKTQSNRISRELRNKLNRQPTDKEIARELGVSIEEWYDVKLAHRNREPISLDATTNDEDDRTSLADCLPDNQYRSFQLVQEDKIRLNNALSQLEDGTRKVLEFVFLQDLTQKETAEKLGISVITVSRRVKKGIAKMRGLIEPEEF, from the coding sequence ATGTATAGCAAAACTTCTTCCGAGTACAAAGTTGAAAATGATAGATTATTTGCCTTTTATCAGGAAAATCAGGATCGCAAAGTGCGTAATCACATTTTACAGCTAAATTTAGGCTTAGTAAGAAAGGAAGTGTGTCATTGGATAAACCAGTGTCAAGAAAACTACGATGATTTATTGCAAGTAGGATGTCTTGGTTTACTTCGTGCCATTGAAAGATTCGATCCTCAAAAAGGTTATGCCTTTAGTTCTTTTGCACTACCTTATATCAGAGGAGAAATTCAACATTATCTTAGAGATAAGGGTTATTCTATTCGTATTCCTCGCCGTTGTTTGGAATTAAAAACCCAATCTAATCGTATTTCAAGAGAGTTAAGAAATAAATTAAATCGTCAGCCCACAGATAAAGAAATCGCCAGAGAATTAGGAGTCTCGATCGAGGAATGGTACGATGTAAAATTAGCTCATCGAAACAGAGAGCCTATTAGTTTAGATGCTACCACTAATGATGAGGACGATCGAACAAGTTTAGCAGACTGTTTACCTGATAATCAGTACCGTAGTTTTCAGTTAGTACAAGAAGATAAAATCAGATTAAATAATGCTTTGTCTCAATTGGAAGACGGTACGAGAAAAGTATTAGAGTTCGTTTTCTTACAGGATCTAACACAAAAAGAAACTGCTGAAAAATTAGGTATTAGCGTTATTACGGTGTCTCGACGAGTAAAAAAAGGCATTGCTAAAATGAGAGGTTTAATTGAGCCTGAGGAATTTTAA
- a CDS encoding SDR family oxidoreductase: MTKKVLVTGATGRTGSLVVKKLQSDDYGWQVISFARSKSKAEEIFTNTENFIFGNILSLEDVSIALQGCQSLIILTSAVPKMITPPSEGKPPEFNFEENGKPEEVDWLGQKNQIDAGKKAGVEHIILVGSMGGTNENHPLNRLGKGNILIWKRKAEQYLIDSGIDYTIIRAGGLLDKPDGKRELLVGKDDEFITSPIDGIPTSIPRGDVANMVIQALNSPFARNKAFDLISKPESEDNTSISIDWDELFKLA; encoded by the coding sequence ATGACAAAAAAAGTTTTAGTTACAGGTGCTACGGGTAGAACTGGATCTTTAGTGGTGAAAAAGCTACAATCCGATGATTATGGTTGGCAAGTTATTTCTTTTGCTCGATCGAAAAGTAAAGCGGAAGAAATTTTTACTAATACTGAAAATTTTATCTTTGGTAACATCCTATCATTGGAAGATGTCTCGATCGCCCTTCAAGGATGTCAAAGCCTAATTATTTTAACCAGTGCCGTACCAAAAATGATAACTCCTCCCTCGGAAGGAAAACCCCCCGAATTTAACTTTGAAGAAAATGGAAAACCCGAAGAAGTAGATTGGTTAGGACAAAAAAATCAGATTGATGCAGGTAAAAAGGCTGGAGTTGAACATATTATCCTTGTAGGTTCAATGGGAGGTACAAATGAAAATCACCCTCTAAATCGTCTTGGTAAGGGCAATATTTTAATCTGGAAAAGAAAAGCAGAACAATATTTAATCGACTCAGGTATTGATTATACTATTATTCGAGCAGGAGGATTATTAGATAAACCAGACGGTAAAAGAGAGTTATTAGTAGGAAAAGACGATGAATTTATTACTTCTCCTATTGATGGTATTCCCACATCTATACCTAGAGGAGATGTCGCTAATATGGTTATTCAAGCCTTAAATAGTCCTTTTGCCAGAAACAAGGCTTTTGATTTGATTTCCAAGCCAGAAAGTGAAGATAATACATCAATTTCGATCGACTGGGATGAACTTTTTAAGTTAGCCTAA
- a CDS encoding ABC transporter ATP-binding protein: MGFSLTSIKRELIILESILKLPPKSRYLLPYITQERKTISIAFACTIGFTIFWPILAWLAGRMADYVGRGDIDSIISFVGFAAVVFFLRGTVQYGQDTFMAKAALQITLDLRRLVYAHLQKLSLNYFEVAKTGDLAYRLTEDVDRIGEVINKFFQQFIPSILQLIVVLGYMVYVNWQLTIATFIVAPLMAFLVTWFGGKLLDLTRKSQSKISNLSALITEVFSGIRLVQAFTAEEYEIDRFAHEAENNRKSKFAAEKIKALQFVVVGFLEAMSIIFLFFLGAWQISLNNMTGTDFVSYIAAVALLIDPITVTTNNYNEFKQGQASVERVYELLEISPLITEKEDAIQLSNVNGLVEYNDVNFGYSSEKLVLKNINLKAKKGEVIALVGSSGAGKTTLVNLLPRFYDVISGEILIDNINVKDATLKSLRQQIGIVPQDTNIFSGTIADNIAFGCKNFDLQEVEKAAKIANAHQFISTLTQGYYTYVGERGVSLSGGQRQRIAIARAIFFNPQILILDEATSALDSESEALVQEALERIMEQRTVFVIAHRLATVRRATRILVLEQGEIIESGTHEELLLRQGKYARFHAQQLND, encoded by the coding sequence ATGGGTTTTTCCCTAACATCAATAAAAAGAGAATTAATTATTTTAGAAAGTATCTTGAAATTACCACCTAAGTCTCGCTATTTATTACCCTATATCACTCAAGAAAGAAAAACTATCAGCATTGCTTTTGCTTGTACGATCGGGTTTACTATTTTCTGGCCTATTTTAGCATGGTTAGCTGGTCGTATGGCTGATTATGTGGGGCGGGGAGATATAGATTCAATTATCTCCTTTGTCGGATTTGCCGCCGTTGTCTTTTTTCTTAGAGGTACAGTACAATACGGACAAGATACTTTCATGGCTAAAGCGGCACTTCAAATAACTCTTGATTTGCGTCGGTTAGTATATGCACATTTACAAAAATTAAGTTTAAACTATTTTGAAGTAGCAAAAACTGGTGATTTAGCCTATCGTTTAACAGAAGATGTCGATCGAATTGGAGAAGTTATTAATAAATTTTTTCAGCAATTTATCCCTAGTATTTTACAATTAATTGTAGTTTTAGGGTACATGGTATATGTCAATTGGCAGTTAACGATCGCTACTTTTATTGTTGCTCCTTTAATGGCATTTTTAGTAACTTGGTTTGGAGGTAAGCTATTAGATTTGACGAGAAAGAGTCAAAGTAAAATATCAAACCTATCTGCATTGATTACGGAAGTTTTTTCAGGCATTAGATTAGTTCAAGCATTTACTGCTGAAGAATATGAGATCGATCGATTTGCTCACGAAGCAGAAAATAATCGTAAAAGTAAATTTGCCGCAGAGAAAATTAAAGCCCTTCAGTTTGTTGTTGTCGGTTTTTTAGAGGCAATGAGCATTATTTTTCTATTCTTTTTAGGTGCTTGGCAAATCTCTTTAAATAACATGACAGGAACAGATTTTGTCAGTTATATTGCCGCAGTAGCTTTATTAATTGATCCCATTACTGTTACTACTAATAATTATAATGAATTTAAACAAGGTCAGGCTTCCGTTGAGCGAGTTTATGAGTTGTTAGAAATATCTCCTTTAATCACAGAAAAAGAAGACGCAATTCAGTTATCAAATGTTAATGGATTAGTTGAATATAATGATGTAAATTTTGGTTATAGCAGTGAAAAATTAGTCTTAAAAAATATTAATTTAAAAGCGAAGAAAGGAGAAGTAATTGCCTTAGTTGGTTCTTCTGGAGCAGGTAAAACTACTTTAGTTAATTTACTTCCTCGTTTTTATGATGTTATATCAGGAGAAATTTTAATTGATAATATTAATGTTAAAGATGCTACTTTAAAAAGCCTCAGACAACAAATTGGTATTGTACCACAAGATACTAACATTTTTTCAGGTACGATCGCTGATAACATTGCTTTTGGATGTAAAAATTTCGACTTGCAAGAAGTAGAAAAAGCCGCAAAAATTGCTAACGCTCATCAATTTATTAGTACTTTAACTCAAGGTTATTATACCTATGTCGGAGAAAGGGGAGTTAGCCTTTCTGGAGGGCAACGACAGCGTATTGCGATCGCAAGAGCGATTTTCTTTAATCCTCAAATCTTAATTTTAGATGAAGCTACCTCCGCCTTAGATTCAGAGTCTGAAGCCCTTGTACAAGAAGCCTTAGAGCGAATTATGGAGCAAAGAACTGTATTTGTAATTGCTCATCGTTTAGCTACAGTTAGAAGAGCTACTAGAATATTAGTACTAGAACAAGGGGAAATCATTGAATCTGGCACTCATGAAGAATTATTATTAAGACAAGGTAAATATGCCCGTTTCCATGCTCAACAATTAAATGATTAA
- a CDS encoding TolC family protein: MSYLKSFPLILTSLYLNFGYITPIFAQSADSPSPVSTNQFNSSANPLLFPTKPKEVEIDKQQSITLQEAIEIALKNNKSLQEARLELEKAEDGLRASLGAELPTVDGQLDFNQRGDDTTAQGGDIFRNRTQFLGQLEVGYELFNGGRRNATIERSRREVYFTKLDVERISEDTRFNVTDAYYELQNRDAQVAIAQAAIEDFSQTLRDAQLLEQAGLGTKFDVLQAEVDLANANQALTRAIADQRNARRTLAEVLSIGQNIELTAADEIKENGVWEYSLEDSIVMAFKNRAELEQLLVRKEINEQNREIALSEIRPQVGLFVNYNFTNTLVDTLENTGNANGYNLGARLRWRFYDGGTAQARGDQETRNMEIDETNFADQRNKIRLETETAYNTLIANKENIGSTEKAVITATESLRLARLRFQAGVGTQTDVINAQRSLTEARGNFLQAIIGYNQSLNELQRAVSNLPDSKLFEIR, from the coding sequence ATGTCTTATTTAAAAAGTTTTCCTTTAATTCTCACTTCCTTATATTTAAACTTTGGTTATATAACCCCTATTTTTGCTCAGTCTGCGGATTCTCCCTCTCCTGTCAGTACTAATCAATTTAACTCTAGTGCGAATCCTTTATTATTTCCAACTAAACCTAAAGAGGTAGAAATTGATAAACAACAGTCTATTACATTACAAGAAGCGATCGAAATTGCTTTAAAAAATAATAAGAGTTTACAAGAGGCACGATTAGAGTTAGAAAAAGCAGAAGATGGTTTAAGAGCTTCTTTAGGGGCAGAATTACCCACTGTAGATGGACAATTAGATTTTAACCAACGGGGGGATGATACCACTGCTCAAGGTGGAGATATTTTTAGGAACAGAACACAATTTCTGGGACAATTAGAAGTGGGTTATGAATTGTTCAATGGTGGTCGTCGTAATGCCACGATCGAGCGTTCTCGTAGAGAAGTATATTTCACCAAATTAGATGTAGAAAGAATTTCCGAAGATACTCGTTTTAATGTCACGGACGCTTATTATGAATTGCAAAATAGGGATGCTCAAGTTGCGATCGCACAAGCGGCCATTGAGGATTTTTCCCAAACCTTAAGAGATGCCCAATTATTAGAACAAGCCGGGCTGGGTACAAAATTTGATGTTTTACAGGCGGAAGTTGATTTGGCTAATGCTAATCAAGCTCTTACTAGGGCGATCGCAGACCAAAGAAATGCTAGACGTACCCTAGCAGAAGTCTTAAGTATTGGACAAAATATAGAATTAACTGCCGCCGATGAAATAAAAGAAAATGGAGTATGGGAATATTCTTTAGAAGATAGTATTGTAATGGCTTTTAAAAATAGAGCTGAACTAGAACAATTATTAGTAAGAAAAGAAATTAACGAGCAAAATAGGGAAATTGCTTTATCAGAAATTCGTCCTCAAGTGGGTTTATTTGTTAACTACAACTTTACTAACACTCTGGTAGATACTTTAGAAAATACCGGAAATGCCAATGGTTACAATTTAGGTGCAAGACTTAGATGGCGATTTTATGACGGGGGTACTGCACAAGCAAGGGGAGATCAAGAAACTAGAAATATGGAAATTGATGAAACAAATTTTGCTGATCAAAGAAACAAAATAAGATTAGAAACTGAAACCGCCTATAATACTCTTATTGCTAACAAAGAAAATATTGGCAGTACAGAAAAAGCCGTGATTACCGCCACAGAAAGTCTCCGTTTAGCACGATTAAGATTTCAGGCGGGGGTCGGTACACAAACAGATGTAATCAATGCTCAAAGAAGTTTAACAGAGGCTAGAGGAAACTTTTTACAGGCTATTATCGGCTATAACCAATCCCTGAATGAATTACAAAGAGCAGTTAGTAATTTACCTGATAGTAAGTTATTTGAGATTAGATAA
- a CDS encoding glycoside hydrolase family 57 protein, whose protein sequence is MALGYLALVLHAHLPFVRHPESDYVLEEEWLYEAITETYIPLLQVFEGLKRDGVDFKITMSMTPPLVSMLRDKLLQERYSEHLEKLQELVEKEIEHNEHNGHIKYLAEYYAQEFSETRKIWEGYKGDLVSAFKKFQDSNNVEIITCGATHGYLPLMKMYPQAVWAQIEVACQSYEENFGMRPRGIWLPECAYYEGLERMLADAGLRYFLTDGHGLLYARPRPRFGTYAPIFTETGVAVFGRDHESSQQVWSSEVGYPGDPVYREFYKDLGWEADYDYIKPYIMPNGQRKNVGVKYHKITSRQAGLSDKALYDPYWAKEKAAEHAGNFLYNRVQQVQHLAGMMQREPIVVSPYDAELYGHWWYEGPQFIDFLFRKAWFDQDSLYMIHLADYLKGHPTQQVAIPSQSSWGYKGFHEYWLNHTNAWVYPHLHKAAEKMIHLSTKDPADELQLRALNQAARELLLAQSSDWAFIMRTGTMVPYAVRRTKSHLLRLNKLYEDIWAEKVDSGWLEKVEKIDNIFPNIDYRVYRPL, encoded by the coding sequence ATGGCTCTTGGCTACCTCGCCCTCGTGCTACACGCACATTTACCATTTGTTCGCCATCCTGAAAGTGATTATGTCTTAGAAGAAGAGTGGTTGTATGAAGCAATCACAGAAACTTATATCCCTTTACTCCAAGTTTTTGAAGGCTTAAAACGTGATGGAGTTGATTTTAAAATAACTATGAGTATGACACCTCCCTTAGTGTCTATGCTCCGAGATAAACTATTACAAGAAAGATATAGCGAACATTTAGAAAAATTACAAGAATTAGTTGAAAAAGAAATTGAACATAATGAGCATAATGGGCATATTAAATATCTTGCCGAGTACTATGCTCAAGAATTTAGCGAAACCCGTAAAATATGGGAAGGATATAAAGGAGATTTAGTAAGCGCGTTTAAAAAGTTTCAAGATAGTAATAATGTTGAAATTATTACTTGTGGTGCAACTCACGGTTACTTACCGTTGATGAAAATGTATCCTCAAGCAGTATGGGCGCAAATTGAAGTTGCCTGTCAAAGTTATGAAGAAAATTTTGGGATGCGCCCTCGGGGTATCTGGTTGCCTGAATGTGCTTATTATGAAGGCTTAGAAAGAATGTTAGCCGATGCAGGTTTACGTTATTTCTTAACTGATGGTCATGGTTTATTATATGCTCGTCCTCGTCCTCGTTTTGGTACTTATGCCCCCATTTTCACAGAAACAGGAGTGGCAGTTTTTGGGCGTGATCATGAATCATCACAACAGGTTTGGTCTTCTGAAGTTGGTTATCCGGGTGATCCTGTCTATCGAGAATTTTATAAAGATTTGGGATGGGAAGCAGACTATGATTATATAAAACCTTATATTATGCCCAATGGTCAAAGAAAAAATGTCGGGGTAAAATATCATAAAATTACCAGTCGTCAAGCTGGTTTATCAGATAAAGCCTTATATGATCCTTATTGGGCAAAAGAAAAAGCCGCAGAACACGCAGGAAACTTTTTATACAATCGTGTTCAACAAGTGCAACATTTAGCAGGAATGATGCAACGGGAACCGATCGTCGTATCTCCTTATGATGCGGAGTTATATGGTCATTGGTGGTATGAAGGTCCTCAATTTATTGATTTTCTCTTTCGGAAAGCATGGTTTGATCAAGATTCCTTGTATATGATTCACTTGGCGGATTATTTAAAAGGACATCCGACTCAACAAGTAGCAATTCCGTCACAATCTAGCTGGGGTTATAAAGGTTTCCATGAATATTGGTTAAATCATACTAATGCGTGGGTTTATCCTCATTTACACAAAGCGGCCGAAAAGATGATTCATTTGTCCACCAAAGATCCCGCAGATGAGTTACAATTACGAGCATTAAATCAAGCCGCCAGAGAATTATTATTGGCACAGTCGTCAGATTGGGCGTTTATTATGCGTACAGGTACAATGGTGCCTTATGCCGTAAGACGTACTAAGAGTCATTTATTGAGACTAAATAAACTTTATGAAGATATTTGGGCAGAAAAAGTTGATTCTGGTTGGTTAGAAAAAGTGGAAAAAATTGATAACATTTTCCCTAATATTGATTATCGTGTTTATCGTCCTCTTTAG
- a CDS encoding thermonuclease family protein → MSFTLIKGTFHAVGYSPDGDSIRFKASNIENWSKLIGIPPQLNEFNHVQIRLIGIDSLETHFHQCKQSVKWALSAANFLLEYLEIDEVKWNQEKNIIVKADDNIEGFILAKKTDQHGRPLAFVFKGKIDVIDGDIFFLPIELFFKSVNYQSLLYGESYPTYYRGLAPTLRRKMTLAVNQARKEDRGVWKFDSTNKGFHVWDLFDEEKNIVILPKLFRRLVSYLEINQELEGFKYSVVKSEKVLILPAQTKKLFRDIILQEEAIFKLSELPENLVYL, encoded by the coding sequence ATGTCTTTTACCTTAATCAAAGGCACTTTTCACGCTGTTGGTTATTCCCCTGACGGTGATTCCATTCGTTTTAAAGCGAGTAATATTGAAAATTGGTCAAAATTAATAGGTATTCCTCCCCAATTAAATGAATTTAATCATGTACAAATTCGTCTGATTGGAATTGATAGTTTAGAAACTCATTTTCATCAGTGTAAACAAAGTGTAAAATGGGCGTTAAGTGCCGCTAATTTTTTATTGGAATATCTCGAAATTGACGAAGTTAAATGGAATCAAGAAAAAAATATAATTGTTAAAGCTGATGACAATATTGAAGGTTTTATTTTAGCAAAAAAAACAGATCAACATGGGCGTCCTTTAGCTTTTGTTTTTAAGGGTAAAATAGATGTTATTGATGGAGATATTTTCTTTTTGCCTATAGAATTATTTTTTAAATCTGTCAATTATCAAAGTCTTTTATATGGTGAATCTTATCCTACTTATTATCGTGGTTTAGCACCAACTTTAAGAAGAAAAATGACTTTAGCTGTTAATCAGGCAAGAAAAGAAGATAGAGGTGTTTGGAAGTTTGATTCTACAAATAAAGGTTTTCATGTCTGGGATTTATTTGATGAGGAAAAAAATATAGTTATATTACCTAAATTATTTCGCCGTCTTGTCAGTTATTTAGAAATAAATCAAGAGTTAGAAGGGTTTAAATATTCAGTAGTTAAATCAGAAAAAGTGTTAATTTTACCTGCTCAAACTAAGAAACTTTTTAGGGATATTATTCTTCAAGAAGAAGCGATATTTAAGTTATCAGAATTGCCTGAGAATTTAGTTTATTTATAG
- a CDS encoding class I SAM-dependent methyltransferase: MERDNFFDYKQLFFDRWSNFYDVIFTTIFYQAIHKRLLEYVTLSNNNYILDLGCGTGKLINRLGDKFPEIKGIGADLSPKMLRQARQANRHHPRFIFTVANACNLPFANNQFDAIFNTISFLHYPNPQLVFREISRVLKPQGYFYLADYITKNEVNAIPFSPGGIRFYTKESRQKLGENVGLVTIGHYYLFNGVILTIFHNI, translated from the coding sequence ATGGAACGAGATAATTTCTTCGATTATAAACAACTTTTTTTCGATCGATGGTCTAATTTTTATGATGTAATCTTTACCACTATTTTTTATCAAGCTATTCATAAAAGACTATTAGAATATGTAACTTTATCTAATAATAATTATATTCTTGACCTTGGATGCGGTACGGGAAAACTAATTAATCGTTTAGGAGATAAATTTCCCGAAATAAAAGGAATTGGTGCAGATTTATCACCAAAAATGTTACGTCAAGCAAGACAGGCAAATCGTCATCATCCTCGTTTTATTTTTACTGTAGCCAATGCCTGTAATTTACCTTTTGCCAATAATCAATTTGATGCAATATTTAACACTATCAGCTTTTTACATTATCCCAATCCACAATTAGTTTTTCGGGAAATTAGTAGAGTTTTAAAACCTCAAGGTTATTTTTATTTAGCAGATTATATTACAAAAAATGAGGTTAATGCTATTCCTTTTTCACCAGGAGGTATTCGTTTTTACACTAAGGAATCCAGACAAAAATTAGGGGAAAATGTAGGATTAGTAACTATAGGTCATTATTATCTTTTTAACGGAGTAATTTTAACAATTTTTCACAATATATAA
- a CDS encoding DUF2996 domain-containing protein produces the protein MTEETKATETKKKPEVTDAKVAPAKKVKPPALEDKPFTEFMEQHFTPTLKTALEKQGLQDVKLDFKKAKIPVMGFESNPECWQVIGNLKTRQFSLYFLEENINGQKAFSCTTDDKKPSTIESFMIDERKASLDLMVLFTLKRLNGQKWLARN, from the coding sequence ATGACGGAAGAAACTAAGGCAACAGAAACAAAAAAGAAACCAGAGGTAACAGACGCAAAAGTTGCACCTGCGAAAAAAGTTAAACCTCCAGCTTTAGAAGATAAGCCTTTCACTGAGTTTATGGAGCAACATTTTACTCCGACTCTCAAAACTGCTTTAGAAAAGCAAGGTTTACAAGATGTCAAGTTAGATTTTAAAAAAGCTAAAATTCCGGTAATGGGTTTTGAATCTAATCCTGAGTGTTGGCAAGTAATTGGCAATTTAAAAACTCGTCAATTTTCTCTTTATTTTTTAGAAGAAAATATCAACGGGCAAAAAGCCTTTTCTTGTACTACTGACGACAAAAAGCCAAGTACGATCGAATCTTTTATGATTGATGAGCGCAAGGCTAGTCTTGATTTAATGGTATTATTTACTCTTAAGCGTTTAAATGGTCAAAAATGGTTAGCCAGAAATTAA